The Shewanella japonica genome has a window encoding:
- the ybfE gene encoding LexA regulated protein, whose protein sequence is MAKESTDRTTIDLFASEKRRGRPRSNPLSREQQLKINKRNQIQRDRANGLKRIELKVSQVLYDALNEQALASNISRSQLIELILQQQIDN, encoded by the coding sequence ATGGCAAAAGAATCAACAGACAGAACAACGATTGACCTGTTTGCTTCTGAAAAACGTCGTGGACGTCCAAGAAGCAACCCCTTAAGTCGGGAACAACAGCTAAAAATCAATAAGCGTAATCAGATCCAACGTGATCGCGCTAACGGATTAAAACGAATAGAGTTAAAGGTGTCACAAGTTTTGTATGACGCCTTGAACGAACAAGCATTGGCCAGTAACATCAGCCGTAGCCAGTTAATCGAATTAATCCTGCAACAACAAATCGACAACTGA
- the pgm gene encoding phosphoglucomutase (alpha-D-glucose-1,6-bisphosphate-dependent) → MAIHQRAGTVAQQLDLINLPKLMSHYYRIIPNVDDVQQKVTFGTSGHRGSALKASFNQNHIWAITQAVVDYRQQAGIKGPMIVGFDTHALSYAAYMSVLEVLTANQVKVCVQKDDGFTPTPVVSQAIVAANRNSTDLTDGLIITPSHNPPQDGGIKYNPPHGGPAEAEITKQIEGKANEYLAKQLSGVNKVNYGVAVDSGWIDHVDFIAPYVNALSSVIDLEAIAKANIRIGVDPLGGSGIYYWSQIAQAHGLDITVINDKVDPSFSFMPLDKDGKIRMDCSSPYAMAGLLAHSENFDVCVGNDPDYDRHGIVCPGFGLMNPNHYLAVAIDYLLTYRKDWSADLAIGKALVSSAIIDRICQSHERQCLEVPVGFKWFVDGLAQSTIAFGGEESAGAAFLNKDGSTWCTDKDGFILALLAAEIIAVTGKTPAQRYAELTDKFGESFYTRIDSPISLKKKAKFEQLSSDSFTDKTLAGEDITAILSHAPGNNAAIGGIKVTTENGWFAARPSGTEALFKIYAESFVSETHLQDIISQAQVMIDTALKA, encoded by the coding sequence GTGGCGATTCATCAAAGAGCAGGGACTGTGGCTCAACAGTTAGATTTAATCAATTTACCTAAATTAATGAGCCATTATTATCGCATCATCCCGAATGTTGACGATGTTCAGCAAAAGGTGACTTTTGGGACTTCTGGCCATCGTGGTAGCGCATTAAAAGCGAGCTTTAACCAGAACCATATTTGGGCAATCACCCAAGCTGTCGTTGATTACCGTCAACAAGCCGGCATCAAGGGCCCAATGATTGTTGGCTTTGATACTCATGCATTATCTTATGCAGCGTACATGTCAGTACTTGAAGTCCTAACAGCAAATCAAGTCAAAGTCTGCGTTCAAAAGGATGATGGATTTACCCCAACTCCTGTGGTTTCTCAAGCTATCGTTGCAGCTAATCGAAACAGTACCGATTTAACTGATGGCTTAATTATTACTCCTTCTCATAATCCTCCACAAGATGGCGGGATTAAATATAATCCACCACATGGCGGGCCTGCTGAAGCTGAGATTACTAAACAAATTGAAGGTAAAGCTAATGAATATCTTGCCAAACAACTCTCTGGTGTTAACAAGGTTAATTATGGTGTTGCAGTAGATTCAGGTTGGATTGATCACGTTGATTTTATCGCTCCATATGTCAATGCATTAAGCAGTGTTATTGACCTTGAAGCTATTGCAAAAGCTAACATTCGTATTGGTGTCGATCCATTAGGCGGATCTGGTATCTATTACTGGTCCCAGATTGCACAAGCACATGGGTTAGATATTACCGTCATTAATGACAAAGTTGATCCGTCATTTAGCTTCATGCCATTAGATAAAGATGGCAAAATTCGTATGGATTGTTCTTCTCCTTACGCTATGGCTGGCTTATTAGCACACAGTGAAAACTTTGATGTTTGTGTCGGTAATGATCCTGATTACGACAGACATGGCATTGTTTGTCCCGGTTTTGGCTTAATGAATCCAAATCATTATTTAGCTGTAGCAATCGACTACTTACTCACTTACCGAAAAGATTGGTCTGCTGACTTAGCTATCGGCAAAGCGTTGGTTTCGAGTGCAATTATCGACCGTATCTGCCAATCCCATGAGCGTCAATGTCTAGAGGTGCCTGTCGGATTTAAATGGTTTGTTGATGGATTGGCTCAAAGTACGATTGCGTTTGGCGGTGAAGAAAGTGCAGGTGCAGCCTTTTTAAATAAAGATGGTAGCACTTGGTGTACAGATAAAGATGGCTTTATTTTAGCTTTGCTTGCTGCTGAAATCATCGCGGTAACTGGCAAAACGCCAGCACAGCGATACGCTGAGTTAACCGACAAATTCGGTGAAAGCTTTTATACCCGAATCGACAGTCCAATTAGCTTAAAGAAAAAAGCTAAGTTTGAGCAATTATCATCAGATAGTTTTACCGATAAAACCCTAGCAGGCGAAGACATTACCGCTATATTGTCTCACGCTCCAGGTAATAACGCTGCGATTGGCGGTATTAAGGTGACAACCGAAAATGGCTGGTTTGCTGCACGTCCTTCAGGTACTGAAGCACTTTTCAAAATATATGCAGAAAGCTTTGTAAGCGAAACCCATCTGCAAGACATAATCAGTCAAGCTCAGGTGATGATTGATACTGCCTTAAAAGCATAG
- the hypA gene encoding hydrogenase maturation nickel metallochaperone HypA, protein MHEYSIVMSLMEQITQLAKDNNATDIIRVDIKVGVLSGVEPQLLQTAFDTFKLGTICNNAELNLQQQALVIKCRQCNQQTELTQRNIVCPHCLSYKTQVIDGEDMMLMQLEMNSI, encoded by the coding sequence ATGCACGAATACTCGATTGTGATGTCTCTAATGGAACAAATTACTCAGCTCGCTAAAGATAATAATGCAACTGACATCATAAGGGTCGATATAAAAGTCGGTGTTTTGAGTGGCGTTGAACCACAGTTACTTCAAACGGCTTTCGATACCTTTAAGCTGGGCACTATTTGTAATAATGCTGAATTAAATCTGCAACAACAGGCATTAGTTATCAAGTGTCGGCAATGTAATCAACAAACTGAATTAACTCAGCGAAATATCGTTTGCCCACACTGTTTAAGCTATAAGACACAAGTCATTGATGGCGAAGATATGATGCTCATGCAACTTGAAATGAATTCGATTTGA
- the seqA gene encoding replication initiation negative regulator SeqA: MKYIEVDEELYRYIASKTERIGESASDILRRLLELSVEAVEHAEPLDISHPSLEASANTQSVAVSSEATSIENDQSAVEAEIETSSAEVSTVSNTAALSGNEANIATPNTPVDFSNLVHEHMLAQQKGAVGRFMFLLESLSVLTPSTFDQILKIQGRGRLYFARSKAELLSASQSANPKEIGDSGYWVTTNNNTAKKRTILSEVLLQLGCNESQAKSIADNI, translated from the coding sequence ATGAAATATATTGAGGTAGATGAAGAGCTCTATCGTTATATTGCTAGCAAAACAGAACGTATTGGCGAAAGTGCATCTGATATTTTACGTCGTTTGTTAGAGTTATCTGTAGAAGCTGTTGAGCACGCAGAGCCACTTGATATTAGTCACCCAAGTCTAGAAGCTTCTGCAAATACCCAATCTGTTGCCGTTTCATCTGAAGCTACTTCAATAGAAAATGATCAGTCAGCCGTTGAAGCAGAAATAGAAACCAGCTCTGCAGAAGTTAGCACCGTCAGTAACACGGCTGCACTTTCAGGTAACGAGGCAAATATTGCAACGCCAAACACACCTGTTGATTTTAGTAACTTGGTTCATGAACATATGCTAGCTCAGCAAAAAGGGGCAGTAGGTCGCTTTATGTTCTTACTTGAATCACTATCAGTATTAACACCTTCAACATTTGACCAAATCCTTAAAATTCAAGGTCGCGGTCGTTTGTATTTTGCACGTTCAAAAGCTGAATTATTATCAGCAAGTCAATCTGCTAATCCAAAGGAAATTGGTGACAGCGGTTATTGGGTAACAACCAACAATAATACGGCGAAAAAGCGTACGATTTTATCGGAAGTATTATTGCAATTAGGTTGTAATGAATCTCAGGCAAAATCGATAGCAGATAACATTTAA
- a CDS encoding HypC/HybG/HupF family hydrogenase formation chaperone, whose product MCLSVPSQVTQVHADSTVTVDTLGVKRRVSSHLMSEPLLIGDFVLIHIGFVMNKIDEEDAKLSLALYREIVEKLEQEE is encoded by the coding sequence ATGTGCTTGTCTGTGCCTTCTCAAGTAACGCAAGTGCATGCTGACTCCACAGTAACTGTCGATACCTTAGGTGTAAAACGTCGTGTTAGTTCTCATCTAATGTCTGAGCCTCTATTAATCGGTGATTTTGTGTTGATACACATCGGATTTGTAATGAATAAAATTGATGAGGAAGATGCAAAACTGAGCTTAGCGTTATACAGAGAAATCGTTGAAAAACTTGAGCAAGAGGAATAA
- the hypD gene encoding hydrogenase formation protein HypD: MMELSNLYKEFRDPKTIRALANAIKSYAKTVNQDINIMEVCGGHTHTIMKYGLNQILPSNIKFIHGPGCPVCIMPKERIDHAATLAMQPNVILLTLGDMIRVPGSKGSLAKIRSQGADIRPLYDPMDALNIAKQHPDKQVIFFAIGFETSTPMTAVLIDQAEKQQINNLLFHINHVLVPPAIDAVMADKRTQVNAFIGPAHVSVISGAKIYRPAVDQYQTPVVVSGFEPVDVMESILNIVKQKAQQKSELQIQYSRAVTEDGNVAAQALINQYLTTKTSFRWRGLGPIPNSALTLKHEYAHRDAEVIFQSQLPSEEIDDHKACQCGDILRGLSNPPDCKVFGKGCTPDNPLGSCMVSSEGACNAYYRYAGVAHANT, encoded by the coding sequence ATAATGGAATTATCCAACTTGTATAAAGAATTTCGCGATCCGAAAACCATTAGAGCACTTGCTAATGCTATTAAATCTTATGCTAAGACGGTTAATCAAGATATTAACATAATGGAAGTGTGTGGTGGGCATACACACACCATTATGAAATACGGTTTAAATCAAATACTACCATCTAATATCAAATTTATTCATGGGCCTGGCTGCCCTGTGTGTATCATGCCAAAAGAACGCATTGACCATGCCGCCACGTTAGCAATGCAGCCTAATGTCATTTTACTCACATTAGGCGACATGATCAGAGTGCCCGGTTCAAAAGGCAGTTTAGCCAAAATTCGCTCACAAGGTGCAGATATTAGGCCTTTATATGATCCAATGGATGCTTTAAATATTGCAAAACAGCACCCTGATAAACAGGTGATATTTTTTGCAATTGGCTTTGAAACCTCTACACCTATGACTGCGGTACTGATTGATCAAGCTGAAAAGCAGCAAATCAATAACTTATTATTTCATATAAACCATGTACTTGTTCCACCAGCCATTGATGCTGTTATGGCTGATAAAAGAACCCAAGTAAATGCCTTTATTGGACCCGCGCATGTGAGTGTTATAAGCGGAGCTAAAATATATCGTCCAGCTGTAGACCAATATCAAACCCCTGTCGTGGTTTCAGGCTTCGAACCTGTCGATGTTATGGAGTCAATTCTTAATATTGTTAAACAAAAGGCCCAGCAAAAATCAGAATTACAAATTCAATATAGCCGCGCAGTAACTGAAGATGGCAATGTCGCAGCACAAGCACTCATCAATCAATATCTGACAACTAAAACGTCTTTTCGTTGGCGTGGCCTAGGTCCTATACCCAATTCAGCGCTTACTTTAAAACATGAATATGCTCACCGAGATGCTGAAGTCATTTTTCAATCTCAATTACCCAGTGAAGAAATTGATGACCATAAAGCTTGCCAGTGCGGTGACATACTGCGGGGGTTATCTAATCCGCCAGATTGCAAAGTGTTTGGTAAAGGCTGCACGCCAGACAACCCATTAGGTAGCTGTATGGTCAGCTCAGAAGGAGCGTGTAACGCTTATTATCGCTACGCAGGAGTCGCACATGCCAATACGTAA
- the efp gene encoding elongation factor P: MKTAHELRPGNVIMLDGSPWVVQKTETTRSGRNAAIVKMKLKNVLLDSTTETTFKGEDKMEDIILERLDCTYSYYADPMYVFMDAEYNQYDVEADNLGDAAAYIVDGMEEQCSVTFYEGKAISVELPVTIVREVTYTEPAARGDTSGKVMKPATITGGGTVTVAEFVKIGDKIEIDTRTNEFKKRV; encoded by the coding sequence ATGAAAACTGCTCATGAACTCCGTCCTGGAAACGTGATCATGTTAGATGGCAGCCCATGGGTTGTTCAAAAAACTGAAACAACTCGCTCTGGCCGTAACGCTGCTATCGTTAAAATGAAGCTTAAAAACGTACTTTTAGACTCTACTACTGAAACCACCTTTAAAGGTGAAGATAAGATGGAAGACATCATCTTAGAGCGTTTAGACTGTACTTATTCTTACTATGCTGATCCTATGTATGTATTCATGGATGCAGAATATAACCAATACGATGTTGAAGCTGACAACCTAGGTGACGCTGCTGCATATATCGTTGATGGTATGGAAGAGCAATGCTCTGTTACTTTCTACGAAGGTAAAGCGATTTCAGTTGAATTACCTGTCACTATCGTACGTGAAGTCACTTACACTGAGCCTGCTGCTCGTGGCGATACTTCTGGTAAAGTAATGAAGCCTGCAACTATCACTGGTGGCGGGACTGTTACTGTTGCTGAATTCGTTAAAATCGGCGATAAAATCGAAATCGATACTCGCACTAACGAATTCAAAAAACGCGTATAA
- a CDS encoding alpha/beta fold hydrolase gives MHYVSTGQGPAVVLIHGLFGNLDNLKNLANALEPHYQVIRVDLPNHGQSQHWQQMDYPQLAQECVNLLSTLAIPEAHFVGHSMGGKVAMALALLHPVKVTSLVVADIAPVSYSPRHQKVFAGLTSLPLDSKTTRKTALEHLLAADIDVGTAQFLLKNLQRTDTGFEWKMNLAGLIENYPQIIGWDMPNTSFNKPCFFIRGGESEYVTAEHTDAIMQQFPKVSAKTINGTGHWLHAQKPEIFNRLVVEFIDKHSV, from the coding sequence ATGCATTACGTTTCGACAGGACAAGGACCAGCAGTGGTATTAATCCACGGCTTATTCGGTAATTTAGACAACCTAAAGAATCTAGCGAATGCATTAGAGCCTCATTATCAAGTTATTCGTGTTGACTTGCCAAACCATGGACAAAGTCAGCACTGGCAACAAATGGATTACCCTCAATTAGCACAAGAATGTGTGAACCTATTGTCTACATTAGCAATACCAGAAGCCCACTTTGTTGGTCACTCGATGGGCGGCAAAGTCGCAATGGCATTGGCGCTACTTCATCCAGTAAAAGTAACCAGTTTGGTGGTCGCTGATATTGCGCCTGTGAGTTACTCACCAAGGCATCAAAAAGTGTTTGCTGGATTAACAAGCTTACCTCTTGATAGCAAAACCACCCGTAAAACGGCTTTAGAACATCTTTTAGCTGCTGACATTGATGTCGGCACTGCGCAGTTTTTACTTAAGAATCTACAACGCACAGATACGGGTTTTGAATGGAAAATGAATCTTGCTGGTCTCATTGAAAATTACCCGCAAATCATTGGCTGGGATATGCCTAACACCAGCTTCAATAAACCTTGTTTTTTCATTAGAGGTGGAGAATCTGAATACGTTACAGCAGAACATACAGACGCTATTATGCAACAGTTTCCAAAGGTGAGTGCTAAAACGATAAACGGTACTGGCCATTGGTTACATGCACAAAAGCCAGAGATTTTTAATCGTTTAGTTGTTGAGTTTATTGACAAGCATTCGGTATAA
- the fldA gene encoding flavodoxin FldA, translated as MATVGLFFGSDTGNTEAVAKMIQKKLGKQMVDVKDIAKSTKEQIAEFDLLLFGIPTWYYGEAQCDWDDFFPDLEQVDFTDKLVAIFGCGDQEDYAEYFLDAMGMVGDIVFARGGIIIGHWPTEGYDFEASKGLVDDKHFIGLGIDEDRQPELTEERVDAWVKQIYEEMCLAELED; from the coding sequence ATGGCAACTGTAGGTCTTTTTTTCGGTAGTGACACGGGTAACACCGAGGCTGTAGCCAAAATGATCCAGAAAAAACTGGGTAAGCAAATGGTTGATGTTAAAGACATCGCCAAAAGCACCAAGGAGCAAATCGCTGAATTCGATTTACTATTATTCGGTATCCCGACTTGGTATTACGGTGAAGCACAATGTGACTGGGATGATTTCTTTCCAGATCTAGAGCAAGTTGATTTCACAGATAAGCTAGTTGCTATTTTTGGTTGTGGTGACCAAGAAGATTACGCAGAGTACTTCCTGGATGCTATGGGCATGGTTGGTGATATTGTTTTTGCACGTGGTGGTATCATCATTGGTCATTGGCCAACCGAAGGTTATGACTTTGAAGCCTCTAAAGGCTTAGTTGATGACAAACATTTCATCGGCTTAGGTATTGACGAAGATCGTCAACCTGAATTAACTGAAGAACGTGTTGATGCATGGGTTAAGCAAATTTACGAAGAAATGTGCTTAGCAGAATTGGAAGACTAA
- a CDS encoding pyridoxal phosphate-dependent aminotransferase, translated as MRPIIKSNKLDSVCYDIRGPVHKEARRLEDEGHRILKLNIGNPAPFGFEAPEEIVRDVILNLPSAQGYCESKGLFSARKAIVQHYQAHGIHGIDIEDVYIGNGASELICMALQGLLNTDDEVLIPSPDYPLWTAAANLAGGKAVHYRCDEESDWFPDLDDIKSKITSRTRGIVIINPNNPTGAVYSKALLLEVIELCRQHDIILFADEIYDKILYDEAVHTHAASLSDDILTVTFNGLSKAYRAAGFRVGWMVLSGNLKSAKNYIEGLDMLASMRLCSNVPNQHAIQTALGGYQSINELILPNGRLTAQRDVCYEVLNSIPGVSVKKPKGALYAFPKLDMKKFNLRDDERLVLDLLKSQKILLVQGTAFNWPEPDHVRVVFLPHKEDLHKALSDFGNFLEDYSQ; from the coding sequence ATGCGTCCCATTATCAAATCCAATAAACTCGATAGCGTTTGCTACGATATTCGAGGCCCTGTTCACAAAGAAGCTCGTCGACTAGAAGACGAAGGCCATCGTATTTTAAAGTTAAACATTGGCAACCCCGCCCCATTTGGATTTGAAGCACCTGAAGAAATTGTTCGTGATGTCATTTTAAACCTGCCTAGTGCGCAAGGGTATTGTGAATCAAAAGGGTTATTCTCTGCCCGAAAGGCGATTGTTCAGCACTATCAAGCCCATGGTATTCATGGGATCGATATTGAAGACGTTTACATTGGAAATGGCGCATCTGAATTAATTTGTATGGCGTTACAAGGATTACTCAATACCGATGATGAAGTCCTTATTCCATCGCCTGATTATCCGCTCTGGACAGCTGCTGCAAACCTTGCAGGCGGTAAAGCGGTTCATTATCGCTGTGACGAAGAATCTGATTGGTTTCCTGACTTAGATGATATTAAAAGCAAAATCACTTCTAGAACTCGTGGCATTGTGATCATTAATCCTAACAACCCGACAGGCGCTGTTTACAGCAAAGCGTTATTATTAGAAGTCATTGAGTTATGTCGTCAACATGACATTATTTTATTCGCCGATGAAATTTATGACAAAATCTTATATGACGAAGCCGTTCATACCCATGCAGCGTCCCTGTCAGATGATATTTTAACCGTTACGTTTAATGGCTTATCTAAGGCTTATCGAGCTGCAGGTTTCCGAGTCGGTTGGATGGTACTCAGTGGCAATTTAAAATCGGCCAAAAACTATATTGAAGGTTTAGACATGTTGGCTTCAATGCGTTTATGCTCAAACGTGCCCAATCAACATGCAATTCAAACCGCATTAGGTGGATATCAGAGTATTAATGAATTAATCCTACCCAATGGTCGCTTAACGGCGCAGCGTGATGTCTGTTATGAAGTATTAAACAGTATTCCTGGTGTTAGTGTTAAAAAGCCTAAAGGAGCGCTCTACGCTTTCCCTAAGCTCGATATGAAGAAATTCAATCTACGAGATGATGAACGCCTAGTACTTGATTTGTTGAAGTCACAAAAAATCTTATTAGTGCAAGGTACCGCTTTTAATTGGCCAGAACCCGATCATGTTCGTGTTGTCTTTCTACCTCATAAAGAAGATTTGCATAAAGCATTATCAGACTTTGGTAATTTCTTGGAAGATTATTCTCAATAA
- the hypE gene encoding hydrogenase expression/formation protein HypE, producing the protein MPIRKNDRIQLSHGGGGKEMNVLIHDMFFKAFANPILAAEEDAAQLQLCGTTAFTTDSFTVDPLFFAGGNIGKLAIAGTVNDLAMMGAIPEYLSCSFIIEEGFAITDLQTIVTSMADEMQHCGAHIVCGDTKVVPKGCADGIFINTSGIGQIVKPDISVKNLQHDDVIIVSRDIGRHGAAILMARDSLTLESTLTSDCATLWPIVEQLIASNVDIHAMRDATRGGLSAVLNEWAQASNVGININETAIPVSSEVQGLCELYGFEPFDLANEGTFIIALPRSAADKALEVMAQYCHCNQAAIIGNVTDKNPGKVVLNTPWGSSRYLDIPQGELLPRIC; encoded by the coding sequence ATGCCAATACGTAAAAACGATCGGATCCAACTAAGTCACGGCGGTGGCGGTAAAGAAATGAATGTATTGATCCATGACATGTTTTTTAAAGCCTTTGCCAATCCAATTTTGGCCGCTGAAGAAGATGCCGCACAACTGCAGCTGTGTGGTACGACAGCTTTTACAACAGACTCTTTTACTGTAGACCCGTTATTTTTTGCGGGTGGAAATATTGGCAAACTCGCTATTGCCGGTACTGTTAACGACTTAGCCATGATGGGTGCCATACCAGAATACTTAAGTTGCAGCTTTATCATTGAAGAAGGCTTTGCAATAACAGATCTGCAAACAATAGTGACGAGTATGGCTGACGAGATGCAGCACTGCGGTGCACACATCGTGTGCGGTGACACTAAAGTTGTGCCTAAAGGGTGTGCTGATGGTATTTTTATCAATACCTCAGGCATTGGCCAAATTGTTAAACCTGATATTTCCGTGAAAAACTTACAACACGACGATGTGATAATCGTTTCTCGAGATATAGGTAGACATGGCGCTGCAATTCTAATGGCAAGAGACAGTTTAACGTTGGAATCGACACTCACAAGCGACTGCGCGACATTGTGGCCGATAGTTGAGCAACTTATTGCATCAAATGTAGACATTCATGCGATGCGTGATGCTACTCGAGGTGGCCTTTCAGCTGTGCTTAATGAATGGGCGCAAGCATCTAATGTTGGTATCAATATCAATGAAACCGCCATTCCAGTCTCTTCGGAAGTACAAGGGCTTTGTGAGCTGTATGGATTTGAACCCTTTGATTTAGCCAATGAAGGCACGTTTATTATTGCCCTGCCACGCAGTGCAGCAGATAAAGCACTAGAAGTCATGGCTCAGTATTGCCATTGCAATCAAGCAGCCATTATTGGCAATGTAACAGACAAGAATCCAGGTAAAGTCGTGCTCAATACACCTTGGGGTAGTAGCCGATATTTAGATATCCCTCAGGGTGAATTACTACCAAGGATTTGCTAA
- a CDS encoding DUF2788 domain-containing protein, which translates to MLNQYMDQIETLGLNLFFALIFFFIGMAIHDVLKQGKVPKFGRYIVWLVLFLGCAGFVAKGIIQMTWEGSGVG; encoded by the coding sequence ATGTTGAATCAATACATGGATCAAATTGAGACCTTAGGTCTAAACTTGTTTTTTGCTTTAATCTTTTTCTTTATAGGCATGGCGATTCACGATGTGCTCAAACAAGGTAAAGTACCTAAGTTTGGTCGTTATATCGTTTGGTTAGTATTATTCCTTGGCTGTGCCGGGTTTGTAGCAAAAGGTATTATTCAGATGACCTGGGAAGGCTCAGGCGTCGGTTAA
- the earP gene encoding elongation factor P maturation arginine rhamnosyltransferase EarP: protein MNKQVNYNTPHWDVFCAVVDNYGDIGVTWRLAKQLHAEYGITINLWVDDLKSFSHILPKLDPFASIQCFYGVNIYQWNQPLDINFIPGELLIEGFACELPSQVIEVIESQHQAYKQSNGHAIAPPKWINLEYLSAEDWVNSCHGLPSMQPSGIKKHFYFPGFTRESGGLICESSLFDERDQWQSDVSNKMALFSQLNLKGIESSDTVISVFSYESTALTQLCKHWTKGTFDQTSDVITPIHALIPKGKSLSSLASFLDIPIDSINSGQSFTVDHLTIHVLPMTDQTQFDRLLWSCDFNIVRGEDSFLRAQWAAKPFIWHIYPQEDDYHLVKLQAFVNIYIQKLDDDIATNWSKTNFAFNQQGADVVKHWQKLISAQLPLLQHAKQWAIDAKTGADLASRLVQFVKTS from the coding sequence GTGAATAAACAAGTTAATTATAATACTCCTCACTGGGACGTCTTCTGTGCTGTTGTTGATAACTACGGTGATATCGGTGTCACTTGGCGATTAGCAAAACAGTTACATGCAGAATATGGCATTACGATTAACTTATGGGTTGATGATCTCAAAAGTTTCTCACATATTTTACCTAAGCTTGACCCGTTCGCTTCAATTCAATGCTTTTATGGTGTGAATATTTATCAATGGAACCAGCCACTAGATATTAATTTTATACCAGGGGAGCTATTAATTGAGGGATTTGCCTGTGAACTTCCCTCACAGGTAATTGAAGTAATTGAGAGTCAACATCAAGCGTATAAGCAATCAAACGGTCATGCTATTGCACCACCAAAGTGGATTAACCTTGAATACTTATCGGCAGAAGATTGGGTAAACAGCTGTCATGGCCTTCCATCTATGCAGCCTAGTGGCATCAAGAAGCATTTCTATTTCCCAGGTTTTACCCGAGAGTCAGGCGGCTTAATATGTGAATCTTCATTATTTGATGAACGGGATCAATGGCAATCAGATGTTTCTAATAAAATGGCCTTGTTTAGCCAACTAAATCTTAAAGGTATCGAGTCATCTGATACTGTAATTAGTGTATTTAGTTACGAATCCACTGCATTAACTCAGTTATGTAAGCATTGGACAAAGGGTACATTTGATCAAACTAGTGATGTTATTACTCCTATTCATGCTTTGATACCCAAAGGTAAAAGTTTATCGAGTCTTGCGTCATTTTTAGATATCCCAATCGACTCTATCAACAGCGGTCAATCATTTACTGTAGACCATTTAACTATTCATGTTTTGCCCATGACAGATCAAACTCAGTTTGACCGCCTATTATGGAGCTGTGACTTCAATATTGTACGAGGGGAAGACTCGTTTTTACGTGCTCAATGGGCTGCAAAACCATTTATTTGGCACATATACCCGCAAGAAGATGATTATCATCTAGTAAAATTGCAGGCTTTTGTTAATATCTACATTCAGAAACTTGATGATGACATTGCAACTAATTGGTCTAAAACCAATTTTGCGTTCAATCAACAAGGTGCTGATGTCGTTAAACATTGGCAAAAACTAATTTCAGCGCAATTGCCGTTATTGCAGCATGCAAAACAATGGGCAATTGATGCTAAAACAGGTGCAGATCTTGCGTCTCGACTGGTTCAATTCGTTAAAACCAGCTAA